The following coding sequences are from one Niveibacterium umoris window:
- a CDS encoding RNA methyltransferase, translating to MTEPLALSRIRVVLSRPSHPGNIGAAARAMKTMGLSQLVLVAPKSFPHPEASSRASGATDVLDAARVVNTLEEALEGTVLAAAMTSRIREMCAAPRWASEVAPELLAFSAQGDVAVVFGNETFGLSNEEVMACQRAVTIPANTEYASLNLGAAVQVIAYELRRCALEGRLAPLPQQLGEVATHDDVERLVAHFERAMIESGFLDPEKPRRLMPRLRRLFGRAAVEREEVAILRGMLTSFEAKVDRNTRDS from the coding sequence ATGACTGAGCCTTTGGCGCTGAGCCGTATTCGCGTTGTCCTTTCCCGGCCCAGCCACCCCGGCAACATCGGTGCAGCTGCGCGGGCGATGAAGACGATGGGCTTGAGCCAGTTGGTACTGGTCGCGCCAAAGTCGTTTCCGCACCCGGAGGCCTCTTCTCGTGCGTCCGGCGCCACGGATGTGCTGGATGCGGCGCGCGTCGTCAACACGCTTGAGGAGGCGCTCGAAGGGACGGTTCTGGCGGCGGCGATGACCTCGCGCATTCGTGAAATGTGCGCCGCGCCGCGATGGGCGAGTGAGGTCGCGCCTGAGTTGCTGGCCTTTTCGGCACAGGGCGATGTCGCGGTCGTCTTCGGCAACGAAACCTTTGGGCTGTCGAATGAAGAGGTCATGGCGTGCCAGCGCGCCGTAACGATTCCGGCCAACACGGAATATGCCTCCCTCAATTTGGGCGCTGCAGTGCAGGTCATTGCCTATGAGCTCCGGCGATGCGCGCTCGAAGGCAGGTTGGCGCCCTTGCCACAGCAGCTTGGCGAAGTCGCCACGCATGATGATGTCGAGCGTCTCGTCGCGCATTTCGAACGCGCAATGATCGAGTCGGGCTTTCTCGATCCGGAGAAACCGCGACGTCTGATGCCGCGCCTGCGCCGACTGTTCGGACGAGCGGCCGTCGAGCGTGAGGAGGTCGCAATCCTGCGCGGCATGCTCACGAGCTTCGAGGCAAAAGTTGACCGAAATACTAGGGATTCCTAG
- a CDS encoding CoA-binding protein: protein MNMPTDVAIFLQSQYVAIAGASRTGSGPGALIAKRLRDAGHTVFLVNPAAERIGDEPCYRRLSDVPAHVGSVMVVTTPAAAVEVAKEAASCGVRALWLHRSFGEGSVSAEAMDVCRAAGMTVIEGGCPMMYVPPVDLAHRAFRFCLGLSGRVPK from the coding sequence ATGAACATGCCGACCGATGTCGCCATCTTTCTGCAGAGCCAATACGTGGCAATTGCCGGCGCATCGCGCACTGGCAGCGGCCCGGGAGCGCTGATCGCGAAACGCTTACGTGATGCAGGGCACACGGTGTTCCTCGTAAATCCGGCGGCCGAGAGAATCGGCGACGAGCCCTGCTACAGACGCCTCTCCGATGTGCCTGCCCACGTCGGCAGTGTCATGGTGGTGACCACCCCTGCAGCCGCTGTGGAGGTGGCCAAGGAGGCCGCGTCGTGCGGCGTGCGCGCGCTGTGGCTGCATCGATCGTTTGGCGAAGGGAGCGTCAGCGCCGAGGCGATGGACGTGTGTCGCGCGGCGGGCATGACGGTGATCGAGGGAGGATGCCCGATGATGTATGTGCCGCCCGTCGATCTGGCACACCGGGCGTTCAGGTTCTGCCTGGGGCTGAGCGGGCGCGTGCCGAAATGA
- a CDS encoding helix-turn-helix domain-containing protein, which produces MNLSCDSPPTSDALAAIRRLLVHIEANLTEPLSLADLAAAADYSPFHLHRVFGALAGVPLMSYVRNRRLDESVVDLLNDRGSVLDLAIRYGFGFEQSFTRAFSRRFGTTPARFRRSPKAVRIAAPLAVQEPRGGGILAEPAFLVCPQRVLVGRSSQVALDRDRIEGLANGAARAFMQTDAPRIQACLSRQVYFGYVKPVHPMTGFATYVPSLEVRPDAPLPSGLQRYVIPARRFAVFRYVGWHAPEALNFAKLSALLDSIFLDWLPHAAWRLDPAFHLESVDLSRCSPDFTEAQIHIPGAPIGKPIGRC; this is translated from the coding sequence GTGAACCTTTCTTGCGATTCGCCGCCGACGAGTGATGCGCTCGCTGCGATCCGCCGCTTGCTGGTTCATATCGAAGCCAACCTGACCGAACCTTTGAGTCTGGCCGATCTGGCCGCCGCAGCGGACTATTCGCCTTTCCACCTGCATCGCGTGTTTGGTGCGCTGGCCGGTGTTCCCTTGATGAGCTACGTGCGTAACCGTCGGCTCGATGAGAGTGTGGTGGATCTGCTGAACGACCGCGGATCTGTTCTCGATCTCGCGATCCGCTATGGATTTGGATTCGAGCAGAGCTTTACGCGTGCGTTTTCGCGACGCTTCGGCACGACGCCCGCCCGTTTTCGCCGATCGCCCAAGGCGGTACGTATTGCCGCCCCACTTGCCGTTCAGGAACCACGCGGCGGCGGAATCCTGGCAGAGCCGGCGTTTCTCGTGTGTCCCCAACGTGTCCTGGTCGGCCGTTCAAGTCAGGTCGCGCTTGATCGCGATCGCATCGAAGGCCTGGCGAATGGCGCAGCGCGCGCGTTCATGCAGACGGACGCGCCGAGAATTCAGGCTTGTCTCTCACGCCAGGTCTATTTCGGCTATGTCAAACCTGTGCACCCGATGACAGGGTTTGCCACCTATGTGCCGTCACTGGAGGTTCGGCCGGATGCGCCGCTGCCCTCCGGGCTACAGCGCTACGTGATCCCCGCCAGACGCTTCGCCGTGTTCCGTTACGTGGGTTGGCACGCCCCTGAAGCGTTGAATTTTGCCAAGTTGAGCGCGCTGCTGGACAGCATTTTCCTTGACTGGCTACCGCATGCAGCCTGGCGGCTTGATCCGGCGTTTCATCTGGAATCGGTCGATCTGAGCCGCTGCAGCCCCGACTTCACCGAAGCGCAGATCCATATCCCCGGCGCGCCGATCGGAAAGCCGATCGGTCGCTGTTGA
- a CDS encoding alpha/beta hydrolase, with product MKPAIKLATLFGVCALGAAFLACDVQAATPVKAEVSARQPTTAARSLLLFEELRSEAVHDGILQEAASRYFSVYLPPAYFDDPERRFPVVYYLHGFGGGMGFLSYFKDALDTEMRKPDVTPFIIVEADGTNSLRGSFYVNSAVTGRWEDHVVKELVAWADSTLRTIPTSQGRGIAGASMGGFGAIHLGMRHPDVYQSVLAFAPGLVAPGQIKSAWDSWNSEIKRAYGAAFSPNPALPRPHAEIPRFDGTPDDQRIIDNWERGFGAPQEKIDAYLAQAVRLKSIRIVVGKDDEYAWIVAGSQAFSRLLDAKGVEHHLELIDATHSMPTNFPVKFMVPHFSNAFSSQR from the coding sequence ATGAAACCAGCCATCAAACTTGCAACGCTTTTCGGTGTTTGTGCCTTGGGCGCCGCATTTCTTGCCTGTGACGTGCAGGCAGCGACACCCGTCAAAGCGGAGGTCAGCGCGCGCCAGCCAACAACCGCGGCCCGATCCCTGCTGCTCTTCGAGGAGCTGCGTTCAGAGGCCGTACATGACGGCATCTTGCAGGAGGCTGCGTCTCGCTACTTTTCGGTCTACCTTCCACCGGCCTATTTTGACGATCCAGAGCGCCGTTTCCCGGTGGTGTACTACCTGCATGGCTTTGGCGGAGGCATGGGCTTCCTCTCGTATTTCAAGGATGCACTCGACACGGAAATGCGCAAGCCCGACGTGACACCCTTCATCATCGTGGAGGCGGATGGAACAAACAGTCTTCGGGGCAGCTTCTATGTGAATTCGGCAGTCACCGGACGTTGGGAAGACCATGTGGTGAAGGAGTTGGTGGCGTGGGCGGACAGCACGCTCCGCACCATTCCGACATCCCAAGGCCGAGGCATAGCGGGCGCGTCGATGGGAGGCTTTGGCGCGATCCACCTTGGCATGAGACACCCGGACGTCTATCAATCGGTGCTCGCATTCGCCCCGGGACTGGTCGCTCCGGGCCAGATCAAGTCTGCCTGGGATAGCTGGAACAGCGAAATCAAACGGGCATACGGCGCCGCGTTTTCCCCGAATCCGGCGCTGCCTCGCCCGCACGCAGAGATACCCCGGTTCGACGGAACGCCGGACGATCAGCGAATTATCGACAACTGGGAACGGGGTTTCGGTGCGCCGCAGGAAAAGATCGATGCCTACCTTGCACAGGCGGTGCGGCTGAAGTCGATCCGGATTGTGGTTGGCAAGGACGATGAATACGCCTGGATCGTCGCCGGCAGCCAGGCGTTTTCACGATTACTGGACGCCAAGGGCGTGGAACATCATCTTGAGTTGATCGACGCGACGCACAGCATGCCGACAAACTTTCCGGTGAAGTTCATGGTGCCGCACTTCTCCAACGCGTTCTCGTCGCAGAGGTGA
- a CDS encoding nucleoside deaminase has translation MRYPAQGLDPTHEQILRHLRRSNAVAERAVSLGHHPFGAILVGPDQETVLLEQCNIDTVNHAESTLARVAATNFSADYLWGCTLYTAVEPCCMCAGTAYWANIGRVVFGMTEAQLLSATGNHAENPTLSISSEYVFAHSQKPVKLIGPIPEIAAETIAMQRAFWISR, from the coding sequence ATGCGCTATCCCGCCCAGGGACTCGACCCTACCCATGAGCAGATCCTGCGCCACCTGCGACGTTCCAACGCCGTGGCCGAGCGCGCGGTGAGCCTGGGTCACCACCCGTTCGGCGCCATCCTGGTCGGGCCCGATCAGGAAACCGTGCTGCTTGAACAGTGCAACATCGACACGGTGAATCACGCCGAATCGACGCTGGCGCGCGTCGCGGCAACGAACTTCAGCGCCGACTACCTGTGGGGCTGCACGCTGTACACCGCAGTGGAACCGTGCTGCATGTGCGCCGGCACTGCCTACTGGGCGAACATCGGTCGGGTGGTTTTCGGCATGACCGAAGCGCAACTGCTGTCAGCGACCGGTAACCATGCGGAAAACCCGACGCTGAGTATTTCATCCGAGTACGTGTTCGCACACTCGCAGAAACCGGTGAAGTTGATCGGACCGATTCCCGAAATCGCGGCTGAAACCATCGCGATGCAGCGCGCGTTCTGGATTTCCCGCTAG
- a CDS encoding AraC family transcriptional regulator, which produces MRLVDLPIPNSLLPWLERLSWVELMPHEHLPLLAGARVHLLFLVEGAVRVRIGELESSVDGAVSFGPIRGAGAVSCDARACAWLVKLAGGVAPAVIGCSAEALAGWMQPLERLWPHLCAERLADEADHGLTKVLESIETAIGRWEDRLVWSPRQCARVMGFINAMPIARLPDQLGISKATLERRVWASFGLAPKSLARVQRLYASLGMIDAASDADLALRAGFFDQSHFIADFRQLTGTTPTQFRRMATPRPDLLSLYNAATLAGMSQGG; this is translated from the coding sequence ATGCGCCTCGTCGATCTGCCGATCCCAAACTCGCTTCTCCCCTGGCTCGAACGTTTGAGTTGGGTCGAGCTGATGCCGCACGAACACCTGCCGCTGTTGGCGGGGGCTCGGGTGCACTTGCTCTTTCTGGTCGAAGGCGCAGTGCGGGTCCGCATCGGGGAACTTGAATCGTCGGTTGATGGCGCGGTCAGCTTCGGCCCGATCCGCGGTGCAGGGGCGGTGAGCTGTGATGCGCGCGCGTGCGCATGGCTGGTCAAGCTGGCAGGCGGCGTCGCACCGGCCGTCATCGGTTGTTCTGCCGAGGCGCTCGCCGGTTGGATGCAGCCGCTTGAGCGCCTTTGGCCGCATCTATGCGCCGAGCGACTCGCTGACGAGGCAGACCACGGCCTGACGAAAGTCCTCGAATCGATCGAGACGGCAATCGGACGTTGGGAAGACCGCCTGGTGTGGTCGCCCAGGCAATGTGCCCGGGTCATGGGGTTTATCAACGCCATGCCGATCGCGCGGCTGCCCGACCAACTCGGTATCAGCAAGGCCACGCTCGAGCGCCGGGTGTGGGCTTCGTTCGGGCTCGCGCCCAAATCGCTGGCTCGGGTGCAGCGTTTGTACGCGAGCCTGGGGATGATCGACGCCGCAAGCGATGCCGATCTCGCGTTGCGTGCCGGTTTCTTCGATCAATCGCATTTCATTGCGGACTTCCGCCAGCTGACCGGGACGACGCCCACACAATTCAGACGCATGGCGACGCCACGGCCTGACTTGCTGAGCCTTTACAACGCGGCCACTTTGGCGGGCATGAGCCAGGGCGGTTGA
- a CDS encoding inositol monophosphatase family protein, producing the protein MHPTLNIAVKAARRAASIINRASMDLDQIEVRAKQPNDFVTEVDRAAEAAIIETIREAYPDHAILAEESGAFGDSEHQWIIDPLDGTTNFIHGFPQYAVSIAYAQAGVVQHGVVFDPTRNELFTASRGRGAFLNDRRIRVSKRIRLSDALVGTGFPYRAFEHAEAYIKIFRELTEKTAGLRRPGSASLDLAYVACGRFDAFFEIGLAPWDFSAAALMVQEAGGLVSDFAGDADYVNTGNIVAGTPKVFSQLMQIIQTHKGDALTA; encoded by the coding sequence ATGCACCCGACGCTCAACATCGCCGTCAAGGCCGCGCGCCGCGCAGCCAGCATCATCAACCGCGCCTCGATGGATCTCGACCAGATCGAAGTCCGCGCGAAACAGCCCAACGATTTCGTCACTGAAGTAGATCGCGCAGCAGAAGCAGCGATCATCGAGACGATCCGTGAAGCCTATCCGGACCATGCGATTCTAGCAGAGGAGTCCGGCGCCTTCGGCGACAGCGAGCACCAGTGGATCATCGATCCGCTCGACGGCACGACCAATTTCATCCACGGCTTTCCGCAATACGCTGTGTCGATCGCCTATGCGCAAGCCGGCGTCGTGCAGCACGGCGTGGTGTTCGATCCGACACGCAATGAACTCTTTACCGCGTCGCGTGGCCGCGGCGCGTTCCTGAACGACCGCCGCATCCGCGTCTCCAAGCGCATCCGCCTGAGTGACGCGCTGGTCGGCACGGGCTTCCCGTATCGCGCCTTTGAGCATGCAGAGGCCTACATCAAGATCTTCCGCGAACTGACCGAAAAGACGGCCGGTCTGCGTCGCCCGGGTTCGGCATCGCTCGATCTCGCGTACGTCGCTTGCGGTCGTTTCGATGCGTTTTTTGAAATCGGCCTTGCACCTTGGGACTTCTCGGCCGCAGCGCTGATGGTTCAAGAGGCAGGTGGTCTGGTCAGCGACTTCGCTGGCGATGCGGACTACGTCAACACCGGCAACATCGTCGCCGGCACCCCCAAGGTCTTCTCGCAACTCATGCAGATCATCCAGACCCACAAGGGTGACGCGCTGACTGCCTGA